The genomic window ATATGCTGAATGCAGCACAATCCTATGAACAGAGGTGACCCCTATGAAATTCGAATGGAGAAAACAAGACAAAGCCCTATATCTGCCCCCTGCCGAACCGGGGCTGATTCAGGTACCCGCCTTCTCTTACTTCACCCTGCAGGGTGAAGGCAATCCGAACGGCAGCGCATTCGCAGAAGCGGTCGCTGTGCTGTATTCCTTATCCTACGCAGTTAAGATGCTGCCGAGAAAAGGCCCCGCACCCGAAGGCTACTACGATTACACCGTCTTCCCGCTGGAAGGGGTATGGGATCTCAGCGAAGCCGGGCGCCGTTTATCCGTTCTTGATAAGAACGAACTGGTATACACCTTAATGATCCGGCAGCCGGATTTCCTGACCCCTCTGCTTGCCGCAGAAGTGCTGGAGCAGGTCAAGCGCAGCAAGCCGCACCCGCTGCTGGACAAGGCCGTCTTCGCCCGCTGCGAAGACGGCCTCAGTGTACAAATGACGCATATCGGCCCCTATGATGATGAACCCCACAGCTTCGCCAGAATGGAGCAATTCTGCACCGCTCAGGGTCTGCTGCGGGAGTCTCTCCTGCACCGCGAGATCTACATCTCGGATGCCCGGCGTGCCCGCCCGGAGAAGCTGCGAACCGTGCTCCGGTTCGCAGCCGCCCGGCAGGATTAACGCTACATTTTCACCGTGTGCCGTACGATTGAGCTCTTATGAACCTCCAGCAGCTCCCGGTACTCCACCATCTCAATCTCACAGCCGGGCCCGATTACAACACTTCCGCCCCGCACGGTCTGCGCCTGCGTATGCTGAAGCTCAATCTGGTCCCCTTCGATCAGCCGGGCCGCGAAGCTCATCTTCGTTCCCGGTCTGAGCAACGCAGCGGAACGGCTGCGCTTGATTGAGATCCTGCCGCCGCCGACCGTATCGGCTCTACAGGGGCCGAATAAGGACAGGTCAAGCTTCTCCGCATTCAACAGTCCGCTGACCTCCAGGATTCCGGTAAGCTGCACCTGCTCTGCTTCACAATCGCCCGTAACTATAATCCCGCCGGTCAGCCTGATATCCTCAATCCGCAGCCCGCCGCCTGCTGTAAGCTCTCCTTGCCCGCGCAGGCTGG from Paenibacillus sp. FSL H8-0048 includes these protein-coding regions:
- a CDS encoding GyrI-like domain-containing protein is translated as MKFEWRKQDKALYLPPAEPGLIQVPAFSYFTLQGEGNPNGSAFAEAVAVLYSLSYAVKMLPRKGPAPEGYYDYTVFPLEGVWDLSEAGRRLSVLDKNELVYTLMIRQPDFLTPLLAAEVLEQVKRSKPHPLLDKAVFARCEDGLSVQMTHIGPYDDEPHSFARMEQFCTAQGLLRESLLHREIYISDARRARPEKLRTVLRFAAARQD